ATAACTATGAGGTATATGAAGCCGGGAACGGAAAAGAAGGGCTAGAGGTACTTGCAAGGGAAAAGATTTCTCTGGTACTTCTCGACTATCATATGCCGGGCATGAACGGGATCGAGACGCTGCTGCTGATCAAACGTGATCACCCAGGAGTGCAGGTGTGCATGATGAGCGCGGAACATATTCCCTATTTCCGTGAATATGCCTTGTCTTATGGTTCGTATGATTTCATCCGAAAACCGTTTGATTT
The genomic region above belongs to Candidatus Margulisiibacteriota bacterium and contains:
- a CDS encoding response regulator is translated as MKLLIIDDDEMVRSTLRYFLQNNYEVYEAGNGKEGLEVLAREKISLVLLDYHMPGMNGIETLLLIKRDHPGVQVCMMSAEHIPYFREYALSYGSYDFIRKPFDLDEVKAVLKNMEENNAKGASL